In the genome of Streptomyces sp. Q6, the window TTTTGTTTTGTGTACGATCAAATGCGACTTACAGACACTTCGCCTTCAAGATCGCAAGCAAGTGGGCGGACGGCACCATCCCGAGGAAGATCATGAAGTTCACCGACGGCTTCTGGCTCATGCGCGACGGCGTCGAGGCCTCCTACGCCACCGAGGTCCGTGACGTCCGCGCGGACGCCGACCGCTTCACCGCCTTCGCCGCGATCAAGCGGGTCGAACGGCGCGGCGACACCCTGAACTCCCCGCTCCTGACGGTGGACTGCTTCTCCCCCGCCGAGGGCGTCATCGGCGTCCGCGTCACGCATCTCGCGGGCAGCAGGCGGCGCGGCCCCGAGTTCGAACTCCCCGGCGCGCACCCGCAGGCCGGCACGGTGCGCCGCGATGGATCCGTGGTGGAGCTGACGAGCGGCGCGCTGTCCGTACGGCTCGACGAGGCCGCACCCTGGACGCTGTCGTTCCGGGACGCCGACGGGCACGAGATCACCTCGGCGGGCCGCAAGGGCACGGCCTTCTTCACCACCGACGACGGCGCCCACCACATGGCGGGCCAGCTCACGCTCGGCGTGGGCGAGCAGGTGTACGGCCTCGGCGAACGCTTCACGCCGTTCGTGAAGAACGGCCAGGTCGTCGACATGTGGCAGGCCGACGGCGGCACCAGCAGCGAGCAGGCCTACAAGAACGTGCCGTTCAGCCTGCACGTCTCCCCCGCCGGCGCGCACGGCGTGTTCGTCTCCCACCCCGGCCGGGTGAGCTACGAGGTCGGCTCCGAGTCGGTCGGGCAGATGCAGTTCAGCGTCGAGGACCAGACGCTGGAGTACTACGTGGTGGCGGGCCCGACCCCGAAGGACGTGCTGCGCCGCTACACCGCGCTCACCGGCCGCCCCGCGCTGCCGCCGGCCTGGTCGTTCGGGCTCTGGCTGACCACCTCGTTCACCACGCAGTACGACGAGGAGACGGTGACGTCCTTCGTCGACGGGATGGCCGAGCGGGAGATCCCGCTGTCGGTCTTCCACTTCGACTGCTTCTGGATGCGCGAGTACCAGTGGTCGGACTTCGCCTGGGACCCGGACGTGTTCCCGGACCCGGAGGGGATGCTGGCCCGCCTCAAGGAGCGCGGCCTGAAGATCTCCGTGTGGATCAACCCGTACATCGCGCAGAAGTCGGCACTGTTCGAGGAGGGTGCCGCCGAAGGCTACTTCGTGACGCGGCCGAACGGCGACATCTGGCAGTGGGACCTGTGGCAGGCGGGCATGGCGCTCGTCGACTTCACGAACCCGCGGGCCTGCGCCTGGTTCCAGGCGAAGCTGAAGGTCCTGCTCGACCAGGGCGTCGACTGCTTCAAGACGGACTTCGGCGAGCGCATCCCCACCGACGTCGTCTGGCACGACGGCTCCGACCCGGAGCGTATGCACAACTACTACACGCACCTGTACAACCGCACGGTCTTCGAGCTCCTGGAGAAGGAGCGCGGCAGCGGCGAGGCGGTGCTGTTCGCGCGCTCGGGCACGGCCGGGGGCCAGCAGTTCCCGGTGCACTGGGGCGGCGACTGCTGGTCGTCGTTCGGTGCGATGGCGGAGTCGCTGCGCGGCGGTCTGTCCCTGTCGCTGTCCGGGTTCGGCTTCTGGTCGCACGACATCGGCGGCTTCGAGGGCACGCCCGACCCGGCGGTCTTCAAGCGCTGGCTGGCCTTCGGCCTGCTCTCGTCGCACAGCCGGCTGCACGGTTCCTCGTCGTACCGGGTGCCGTGGGAGTTCGGCGACGAGGCGGTCGACGTGGCCCGGCGGTTCACGCTGCTCAAGCACCGGTTGATGCCGTACCTGTACGGGGCGGCCGCCGAGGCCCGTGCCACGGGTGTGCCGCTGATGCGCCCGATGCTCCTGGAGTTCCCGGCCGACCCGACGGCCCGCGCCCTGGACCGCCAGTACATGCTCGGCCCGGACCTGCTGGTCGCTCCGGTCTTCTCGGCCGAGGGCGACGTCGAGTACTACCTGCCGGAGGGCACCTGGACGCACCTGCTCACGGGGGAACGGGTGCAGGGGCCGGCCTGGCGCCACGAGCGCCACGGCTTCGACAGCCTGCCGCTGTACGTGCGCGAAGGCGCGGTGCTGCCGTTCGGCGCGGACGACCAGCGCCCCGACGGGGACTGGCTCGACGGTCTGACCCTGCTGGTCGCGCCGGGCGCGGACGACGTGACGGTGACGGTGCCCGACCACGACGGCGGCGTCGCGGCGACGTACCGGGTGACCCGGGACGCGGAGACGGGTGCCGTGTCGGTGACGGCGGCCGGGGACGGCGCCGTTCCGGAGATCCAGAACCTCTGACCAGGGAGGTCCAACCGCCCTGCGCGTGATCACCGTTGCTGGTTTCATGGCGGCCATGACGCGTATCGGCAGGGCCCCCGCCCGTTTCAAGGACCTCGCACTGGACGCCGTCGACCACCAGGCCCTCGCGGACTGGTGGTGCGCGGCGCTGGGCTATGTCCGCAGGCCCGCCGAGGACGGCGAGGAGCGTCCTCGGCACTGGCCTGTCCCGTTGGTCGACCCGACCGGCTCGGCCCCGCTGATCTGGATCAATCCGGTCGCGGAGGCCAAGGCGGTCAAGAACCGGATGCATCTGGACGTCTGGGGTGACGTGCGGGGGCTCGTGGAGCTGGGGGCGACCGTGGTCCGGCGCCGCGACGCCGACATCGACTGGGACATCCTGGCCGATCCGGAGGGCAACGAGTTCTGTGTGTTCACCGTGCCCGCACCGGACGGCGGGGCTCCGCAGGCCTGACCTGCGGGCTCGGCGAAACACCGGGCGGGGCGGGCGGGAAGACCCCCAAAGCGGGTCTATGGCTTCTCATAACTTCGCCTTATGACCCCATAGACCCGACCCGCCTGCCAACTAAGGCTTGCCTTACTTTAAGATCTCCTCGAGTACCCCGATGTCGCTCGAAGGGAAACCTGACCATGCCTCGCCCTCTGCGGGTAGCAATTGTCGGAGCCGGTCCCGCCGGCATCTATGCCGCCGACGCGCTGCTGAAGTCCGCAGTGGCCGCCGACCCCGGCGTGTCCATCGACCTCTTCGAGCGCATGCCGGCCCCCTTCGGCCTGATCCGCTACGGCGTGGCCCCCGACCACCCCCGGATCAAGGGCATCGTCAAGGCCCTGCACCAGGTGCTCGACAAGCCGCAGATCCGCCTCTTCGGCAATGTCGACTACCCGCGCGACATCGACCTCGACGACCTGCGTTCCTTCTACGACGCGGTGATCTTCTCGACCGGCGCGACCGCCGACCGCGCGCTGGACATCCCGGGGATCGAACTCGACGGCTCCTACGGCGCCGCGGACTTCGTCTCCTGGTACGACGGGCACCCTGACGTGCCGCGGACCTGGCCCCTGGAGGCGGAGAAGGTCGCCGTCCTCGGCGTCGGCAACGTCGCCCTCGACGTCGCCCGCATCCTCGCGAAGACCGCGGACGAACTGCTGCCGACCGAGATCCCGGCGAACGTGTACGACGGTCTCAAGGCCAACAGGGCCCGCGAGATCCACGTCTTCGGACGGCGCGGCCCGGCCCAGGCCAAGTTCAGCCCCATGGAGCTGCGCGAGCTGGACCACTCCCCGACCATCGAGGTCATCGTCGACCCCGAGGACATCGACTACGACGAGGGCTCGATCGCCGCCCGCCGCAGCGAGAAGCAGACCGACATGGTCGCCAAGACCCTGGAGAACTGGGCGATCCGCGACGAGCGCGGCCGCCCGCACAAGCTGTTCCTGCACTTCTTCGAGTCGCCCACCGAGATCCTCGGCGAGGACGGCAAGGTCGTCGGCCTGCGCACCGAGCGCACCGCCCTCGACGGCACCGGCAACGTCAAGGGCACCGGCGAGTTCAAGGACTGGGACCTCGGCGCGGTCTACCGCGCCGTCGGCTACCTCTCCGACGAACTGCCCAAGCTGCCCTGGGACCTCGCCTCGGGCACCGTCCCCGACGAGGGCGGCCGGGTGATCCAGGAGACCGGCGAGCACCTCACGTCGACGTACGTGACCGGCTGGATCCGGCGCGGCCCCATCGGTCTCATCGGCCACACCAAGGGCGACGCGAACGAGACCGTGGCGAACCTCCTGGAGGACCACGCCGCCGGCCGGCTGCACACGCCCGGCACGCCCGAGCCGGAGGCCGTCGAGACGTTCCTCGGCGAGCGCGGTGTCCGGTTCACGACGTGGGAGGGCTGGTACAAGCTCGACGCCGCCGAGAAGGCGCTCGGCGAGCCGCAGGGCCGCGAGCGCGTCAAGATCGTCGAGCGTGAGGGCATGCTCGACGCGAGCGGCGCCTGATCCGACGGCGCGGCGGCGGGCCGGGGGCCATGTTCCCCGGCCCGCCGCGGCTCACGCGGTGTGCAGCGCGCCGAGGAGCATCGGGAGCGAGGCGTGCAGCTCCCGCTGCCAGTAGGCCCAGGTGTGGGTTCCCGGCCCGTAGAAATGCGTCGTCAGCTGCCGGGCACCGGCGCGCTCCAGGGCGCCCGCGAGTGCCTGGTTCTGCCGGTCGAAGTCCGCTTCGAGCGCGCTGGTGGCGCCGGGCGCGTCGAGCGGGCCCGTGGTTCCGTCACCGCACGACAGGTAGACCGGGATCGTCTTCAGGCGCTTCGCCAGGTAGTACGGGTCGTGTGCCTCCCACACGTCGCGCTGGGCGACCGGGTCGCCCCAGACGCGCAGCGGGTCGCCGCCCTGGCCGCCGAAGAAGCCGAGGACG includes:
- a CDS encoding VOC family protein, whose amino-acid sequence is MAAMTRIGRAPARFKDLALDAVDHQALADWWCAALGYVRRPAEDGEERPRHWPVPLVDPTGSAPLIWINPVAEAKAVKNRMHLDVWGDVRGLVELGATVVRRRDADIDWDILADPEGNEFCVFTVPAPDGGAPQA
- the yicI gene encoding alpha-xylosidase, translated to MKFTDGFWLMRDGVEASYATEVRDVRADADRFTAFAAIKRVERRGDTLNSPLLTVDCFSPAEGVIGVRVTHLAGSRRRGPEFELPGAHPQAGTVRRDGSVVELTSGALSVRLDEAAPWTLSFRDADGHEITSAGRKGTAFFTTDDGAHHMAGQLTLGVGEQVYGLGERFTPFVKNGQVVDMWQADGGTSSEQAYKNVPFSLHVSPAGAHGVFVSHPGRVSYEVGSESVGQMQFSVEDQTLEYYVVAGPTPKDVLRRYTALTGRPALPPAWSFGLWLTTSFTTQYDEETVTSFVDGMAEREIPLSVFHFDCFWMREYQWSDFAWDPDVFPDPEGMLARLKERGLKISVWINPYIAQKSALFEEGAAEGYFVTRPNGDIWQWDLWQAGMALVDFTNPRACAWFQAKLKVLLDQGVDCFKTDFGERIPTDVVWHDGSDPERMHNYYTHLYNRTVFELLEKERGSGEAVLFARSGTAGGQQFPVHWGGDCWSSFGAMAESLRGGLSLSLSGFGFWSHDIGGFEGTPDPAVFKRWLAFGLLSSHSRLHGSSSYRVPWEFGDEAVDVARRFTLLKHRLMPYLYGAAAEARATGVPLMRPMLLEFPADPTARALDRQYMLGPDLLVAPVFSAEGDVEYYLPEGTWTHLLTGERVQGPAWRHERHGFDSLPLYVREGAVLPFGADDQRPDGDWLDGLTLLVAPGADDVTVTVPDHDGGVAATYRVTRDAETGAVSVTAAGDGAVPEIQNL
- a CDS encoding FAD-dependent oxidoreductase, which translates into the protein MPRPLRVAIVGAGPAGIYAADALLKSAVAADPGVSIDLFERMPAPFGLIRYGVAPDHPRIKGIVKALHQVLDKPQIRLFGNVDYPRDIDLDDLRSFYDAVIFSTGATADRALDIPGIELDGSYGAADFVSWYDGHPDVPRTWPLEAEKVAVLGVGNVALDVARILAKTADELLPTEIPANVYDGLKANRAREIHVFGRRGPAQAKFSPMELRELDHSPTIEVIVDPEDIDYDEGSIAARRSEKQTDMVAKTLENWAIRDERGRPHKLFLHFFESPTEILGEDGKVVGLRTERTALDGTGNVKGTGEFKDWDLGAVYRAVGYLSDELPKLPWDLASGTVPDEGGRVIQETGEHLTSTYVTGWIRRGPIGLIGHTKGDANETVANLLEDHAAGRLHTPGTPEPEAVETFLGERGVRFTTWEGWYKLDAAEKALGEPQGRERVKIVEREGMLDASGA